The ANME-2 cluster archaeon genome includes the window TTACCAACTTCAACTGGTACCTGATACTGATCACATTTTTCCTGTTGGGGGGGGCTTTTACCAGGTACGGATATGATTATAAGCAAATTATGGGGGTAGCACAGGACAAAGGGGGGGTCAGGAGCTATGAGAATGTACTTTGCAATTCTATTATTGCACTTATACTGGCCGTGGCCTATGGCATGTATCACGAGATTTATCCCCAGTTCGGTGCAGTGCTGATGTTCGCTTATCTTGGTGCAGTGGCAACGGCTACCGGGGACACTCTTGCAAGTGAGATAGGGGAGACATATCGGGGCAAACCTGTGATGATCACTAACTTCAAACCTGCCAGACCAGGGACCGACGGGGCGGTTTCCAGGCTGGGCGAACTGGTATGCATTGCCGGGTCTTTCATCATCGGTGTGCTGGCCCTGGTGTTGGGTGTGATAGACCTGCCTGCTTCAGGTCCTACTACCTATGTTTTCTGGATGTTGATCGTTATACTGGGCGGATTTTTGGGTACTAATTTTGATAGCCTTCTGGGTGCTACTTTACAGCAAAGGGGCTGGCTCTCCAATAGTGGGGTGAATCTTGTAGCCACAATGGGTGGCGCCTTTATATCAGGAGCTGCTTATTATGTTCTGTCTGGGCATGTAGTGTAGAGGATATCACTCAGGCCTCCGGAGCCTGGAACCTGGGTTCGACTCCCAGCATGCCCGCTTACTCACCTGATAGTGCTTCCCCGATGTCAATGGGGGGGCTGGTTTTGATTCCGGGCATATACGCCCATTTACATCTAAAAAGTTCCACTTCAGGTTAAATTTGAAAAAGAAAAAAAAGAACCCTTTGCAGGGACAGAGTTGTTTTAAATTTTATCAACTATTTCGATATGGATCTTCTTTACGTTAGGTTTCTTGATATTGTCTGGCATCCAGCTTGGTTTGTTCTTTGGAGCAGAAACCTCTTCTCTCCATCCATTATAATGGTGGAGTTTCTTTGTACCTCTTTCCCTGAGAATGATTAGTTCTGGCCTCTTCTTGGTTCCATTTCCCCTGTTAGCTGCTTTGAGGGCAGCTTGTCTGGGCTGTTTACCAGTAAACACTCCATGTTCTTTGCCTTTCTTATCTCTCAATACAAAATTTCTTGTTTCTGTCATAATCAATACCCCTTTAATGGTTTACTGTTACCGCTCATGTTTTTAAGTAATAGTATTTAAACCTATTTCATAAGTTATGTCGAAGCATGTTGATTTTTCGTTATAGATTTTTTATTCGTATTAGATATTTGCATCAATACATTTTCATATATAATGTCAACTGATAGTGGTTCATAAATTCTTAACAAGAAAAATCCATATTTTTTCATTATCAATTCATTATTTCATATTTAGAAATTTATCTATTATGTTTTGCATTTTGTCCTTGTGGGCACTTTATATATATTTTTATTGTATCCTGGGTTAGACAATCGATTTTAAAAAGTTAAATCATCCTTTCATTTGAATCTACTTTAGTATGTAGTGTTTTTTCTATGTACTTACAAAAAGGTTAAATGGAAAAACAATTATTAAGAATCATTCTACCATCTGCTCCGATAGTGTAGCACGGCCAATCATGCAGGACTCTCACTCCTGCGACTGGGGTTCAAATCCCCATCGGAGCACTTAAAATTTATTTATACTCATATTATATGATGCTGGTTTTTCTGCGAAAATATCTTTAATTGTATATACTTTTTGGTACGATAATGTCTTTTTGATTTTACCCTTGGCTTGCGGACCGGTTTTGTGAAGATGATTTGCAAGGGTTTCTATTTTCTGCGACGCTTGCGTCGTCTGTACTTTCCAGATTTATAAGCATAAATGATATTAGATATTGAATATTTTATTTATATTCAATGAAAAAAATATGCACCGATTCCCATTATTCCCAGCATCCTGGCAGTGGTTGATTGCCTCCTTTTTGCCGAAGTAAGAATACCGCGGCTAAGGGCATAAATCAGAAATTAGAATACGGGTCATCTGGATCAATGGCATTTCTGTCCATCTCCTACAGAGCGGCCCTGAGGCGTCCTTGTAGTTTTATGCTTTTATTTAGGACCTATGAACAACACCAAGAAACACCATTTAAACCTTTCCGTGTAAATATTTATTTTATATGAAATTGTCTTAAAATTACAGATATACTTTACCATTTTTTGTGGCTGTCGGATATTTTAGTGCTGTAACATTATCAAGTATTGTGTTCACTTGCCTGAAAACTAAATCTGCGTTCGTATAAACTTGCCGCCCCAGCCCGAAGGTTTCAGCATACTTATCCTGCGGCCTCCCAGGCGAGCCAGGGATATGCAGGGGTGTGGTGGAGCTATTGAGTACCTCCATAATGCAAAGATCACTTATGACAAATTTCATATCATTAGGATTACGAATAACATTATTGATTAAATCAGAAGAATTAAATATAAGACCAATAAATTATTTACTAAGACCAAGTTTATCTGTTTGAAGAATCCTGATAAGTTATTTGGTGTTGAAAAGAGCAGATTGTATTTTATCAAGGACCTTGATACGAACCAACTGTATATATTACAGTAATAACTAACTATAAAAACTTAACATGAACATAATACAAGCCATTAACCTCACAAAAAGGTATAGGATAAACAATATCGCCATAGATGCCCTACAAGATGTGAACCTAAAGATAGAGGAGGGAGAATTTGTAGCCATTAACGGACCCAGCGGTTCAGGCAAGTCCACCTTATTGCATATGCTAGGCTGCATCGACCATCCCACCTCTGGTAAAATCTATATCAATAATACAGACACTTCAACGCTATCATCAAAATCACTGGCTAAGCTCAGGCTCAGGCAACTGGGGTTCGTATTCCAGCAGTTCCATCTCCTGCCCACCCTCACCGCATTTGAGAACGTGGAACTTCCTATGCGTGAAGCCGGTGTGCCCGGGAAAGAACGAAGGGAAAGGACCGGGTCATTGCTGGAATCTGTGGGGTTAGGCAGCCGGACCCGGCATATACCCTCCCAGTTAAGCGGAGGGGAACAACAGAGGGTGGCCATTGCCAGGGCACTGGCCAACAGGCCGGCCATCGTATTTGCTGACGAACCGACCGGTGAACTGGATTCCGGTACAGGGAGACGCATCCTGGACATATTTAAATCAATTAACCGCGAATTCCTTCAAACAATAATTATAGTAAGCCATGACAAATCAGTGACCTCCAGAGCACACAGGGTCATTCATCTCAAAGACGGGAGAATTGTGCAGTGACATACCTGAAGATGTCGTTGAAGAACCTGCGCCGCCGTCGATACCGGACACTCTTTACCATAACAGCCATCGGTATTGCCATCGCCCTGATGGTACTACTGACATCGGTAAGCCTGGGACTAAAAGAGAACAGCGCCGCCTCCGGTTCCATAGATTTCTGGGTGGTGCCCGCTGACTCGGACATCCTGGACCCGGTATTGGGTTCGGGGCAGACCATGCTGGGTGATGTCCACAGTGAGATAGAGACCCTGTTCCTTGACCCAAGGGTCAAAGGGGCAAGTCCTGTGCTAAACAGGGTGGTATATGCATATACCAATGATCCAAATAAGACCAGTGTAGTGCTTGCAACGGGTGTGATCCCTGGCGCAATTGATGTTATGCCGGCTGCAGCAAGCGGTTTTAAAGGCGGTGACCCATACTTCTTTGGGGGAGGATGGACCGATGAAGCTGTTATTAACAGGCAGATGGCAGACCTCCTTGGACTGGATGTGGGTGACCGGTTGAACCTTGACATTTCCACCGGAATCTTTGCATCTCCAAAGGGCTTCAAGGTGGTCAATATCATAGACACTGTGGATTATTCCGGAATTCCTGTTGTAGTGATCCATCTATCTGAATTACAGTATATTACCGGAAACCTGGAAGGTGACAGGGCAGACCAGATCCTGGTAGAGGGGCCTGATGCAGGACCCCTGCTGGAAAAACTCTACCCTGACCATCTTGTATTATCAGGCTCTGAATATACTACTTTCAAAATAATAAGTGACAAGCGCATCCTTGCAACAGCAGCAGCTACAGCCCTGGTCTCTTTTATCCTCGGGATGTTGTTTATCGGCACGACTATGGTAATGTCGGTCAGTGAACTGGAGGGGGATATGGCAGTAATGAGCGCCATCGGTATCTCAAGAATTTCCATTCTAAAAACAGTATTCTATGAATCATTGTTCCTTTCGGCAGGGGGAGGTCTCACAGGAGTACTGCTGGCCGTGGTCGGAAATATGTTTTTGAATAATATACTTACCAGGGTTATCGGTCTCAATGTCAGTCCCGCTATCGAACCCATGTTGCTGATCGGGGGTTTCACCGTATCGGTGGGTGCAGGAATATTCACAGGTATAATGGTTGCCCTGTTAATGAAACGGCCTGATATGACCCGGGCATTTTAAACTAGGTTTTCAACACTCCCCTCATATCCAATACCCCAAAGCCTTCCCTACAGTCCTGGGAGTAGCCTCCCTCTCAACCAGTTCCACCACTGTCCTGAGATTAAGGGGTATGCACCCCTCAAAATCCCCATTTTTTATTTCTTCCTTGAATACACTGCGACCAGTATCCCCATAATCCCAAGCATTAACCCAAATCCGGGTATCCCTTTGTCCGAAGTAGTTTCTGTCGTAGGCGTAGGCTCAGCCACTATACCAGATGTTGCAGCAGGTTCTCCGCTGCTTGACCCCTCGACCTGCCCCAGTATCATGAAGGTAGAGAATCCAGGGGTCGGCGATGAATACTACTAGTTTCCGCCAGCCTGCCTGTCAGGAGTTCGATTTTCGCTGCACTAA containing:
- a CDS encoding chromosomal protein MC1, with amino-acid sequence MTETRNFVLRDKKGKEHGVFTGKQPRQAALKAANRGNGTKKRPELIILRERGTKKLHHYNGWREEVSAPKNKPSWMPDNIKKPNVKKIHIEIVDKI
- a CDS encoding ABC transporter ATP-binding protein, translating into MNIIQAINLTKRYRINNIAIDALQDVNLKIEEGEFVAINGPSGSGKSTLLHMLGCIDHPTSGKIYINNTDTSTLSSKSLAKLRLRQLGFVFQQFHLLPTLTAFENVELPMREAGVPGKERRERTGSLLESVGLGSRTRHIPSQLSGGEQQRVAIARALANRPAIVFADEPTGELDSGTGRRILDIFKSINREFLQTIIIVSHDKSVTSRAHRVIHLKDGRIVQ